Proteins encoded within one genomic window of Bacillus sp. F19:
- a CDS encoding spore germination protein gives MVNNFKISARQFAILVIFFSIGTTILVIPGSMAQEVKQDAWIAALIGTGVGLLLVVLYNAVGRMFPTRTIVEMNEILLGKWIGKAVSLTFVFISLLSTAILMYFVGNFLTTQVMPDTPIEAIHVIFSCILIMGIRLGLETLARSAEILFPFFVFLFIILVVAALLPPVQVNFENMQPVLETGIKPMIRAVFLFTSFFSLPLIVLLMIFPVSVNQPKASEKNFFIGILIGGFCLSIIIFLTILVLGADNTARQMYPSYAVAKRINVGDFLQRIEAIMAFMWFISIYFKMTFYFYASVIGLAQTLKLNNYRPLTIPLGLIVVSLSLIVHPDVIHAAPFEKEIWPLYVSTYGLVLPLLLLAVNALRKKIHQNKKL, from the coding sequence TCTTAGTGATTCCTGGAAGTATGGCTCAAGAGGTAAAACAAGATGCTTGGATCGCAGCTTTAATCGGTACAGGCGTAGGTTTATTACTGGTGGTTTTATACAATGCTGTAGGGAGGATGTTCCCAACGAGGACAATCGTCGAAATGAATGAAATACTTCTTGGCAAATGGATAGGTAAGGCGGTTTCTCTTACTTTTGTTTTCATTTCACTTCTGTCCACGGCAATACTTATGTATTTTGTGGGAAATTTCTTGACTACACAGGTCATGCCGGATACGCCAATCGAAGCTATCCATGTTATTTTCTCATGCATTTTAATTATGGGAATTCGTCTTGGTCTTGAAACGTTGGCTCGTTCTGCAGAAATTTTATTTCCTTTCTTTGTTTTTTTATTCATAATTCTAGTGGTTGCAGCCTTATTACCTCCTGTACAAGTGAATTTTGAAAACATGCAACCCGTATTGGAAACAGGAATAAAACCGATGATCCGTGCTGTTTTTCTTTTTACAAGTTTTTTTTCTTTGCCTTTAATTGTTTTATTAATGATTTTTCCTGTTTCAGTGAATCAACCAAAAGCATCTGAAAAAAACTTTTTTATCGGAATACTAATCGGCGGATTCTGTTTAAGCATCATTATCTTTTTAACTATTCTCGTTTTGGGCGCGGATAACACAGCGAGGCAGATGTATCCGAGTTATGCTGTGGCTAAGAGGATAAACGTAGGGGATTTTTTGCAACGGATAGAAGCCATAATGGCCTTCATGTGGTTTATCTCGATTTATTTTAAAATGACTTTTTATTTTTACGCGTCCGTTATCGGTCTTGCACAAACGTTGAAATTAAACAATTATCGCCCACTTACGATACCTTTAGGGCTGATTGTGGTTTCGCTTTCCTTAATTGTACATCCCGATGTGATCCACGCAGCCCCATTTGAAAAAGAAATATGGCCACTATATGTCTCAACATACGGACTTGTTCTTCCTTTACTCTTATTAGCAGTCAATGCATTACGGAAAAAAATACATCAAAATAAAAAACTTTAA
- a CDS encoding DUF2238 domain-containing protein: MGKDKSKTIHILLLSLVTAVFIWSVIQPEGYLIWTMEVIPAVVVLVILIAAYNKFRFTTLSYFIIAILSITMFIGAHYTYSKVPLFNWIQDFFDLKRNHYDRFGHFLKGLFSIVIREILIRKTPLTKGPWLFAVTLSFSLAIGALYEIIEWSASIISKGGKASKDFLGTQGDFWDAQWDMSLTLVGSIIVLLTLSKQHNKLLKRLLKDKWYK; encoded by the coding sequence ATGGGAAAAGATAAAAGCAAAACGATTCATATTTTATTACTATCGCTAGTTACTGCAGTTTTTATTTGGTCAGTTATTCAGCCAGAAGGATACTTGATATGGACTATGGAAGTAATTCCAGCTGTTGTGGTACTGGTCATTTTAATTGCAGCTTACAATAAGTTTCGTTTCACCACATTATCATATTTCATTATTGCTATTCTTTCGATTACTATGTTCATCGGTGCTCACTATACCTACTCAAAAGTTCCTCTATTTAATTGGATACAAGATTTTTTTGATTTAAAGCGGAACCACTATGATCGGTTTGGACATTTTCTAAAAGGGCTATTTTCGATTGTTATTAGAGAAATATTAATACGTAAAACCCCTCTAACAAAAGGTCCTTGGTTATTTGCTGTCACTTTAAGTTTTTCACTTGCAATTGGAGCCTTATATGAAATTATAGAATGGTCAGCTTCTATTATTTCAAAAGGTGGAAAAGCTTCAAAAGACTTTTTGGGAACACAAGGTGATTTTTGGGATGCACAATGGGATATGTCATTAACATTAGTAGGCTCTATCATTGTATTGCTTACTTTATCAAAACAACATAACAAGCTGTTAAAACGATTGTTAAAAGATAAGTGGTACAAATAA